ccaaccacctttccaccttctcccacccctctaccttaccccagactttgccttatgctcaaggtgagtttggagtcagccaggagggttaggaagcagaagaattagtcacacagacagcaggttaggttagagagaagttcatgcagccccagagacagaaagagactcAAGTCCTTTATCTGTGCTTATGTTCTTCTTCTTGTGCAAGcttatgagtgcagcagccatcaccattctttccttttcacagcctctaaTCCAGTTCTCctcaccagaatatcccagctaggctcaaactagcacaagatgtcagatacatagaatcatagaatggtttaggttgggagggacctcagagatcatccagttccaaccctctgcctcAGCATAGTATCCTTGGTTATCTTTCAGGTCGATTGAGCCACATAGGTGTAAAGGAAGGCTGTCTTGCTGCAGTGAAGAATATTAGCTCTGTGATTGGACTGTTTGTGCAGCACGCACAGGAGGAAGGTAAGATCTGTTTAAAGGGACTGTGATGCAAGGTCTACAATGTGAAGTTTTGCCAGTGTACAGAGCATGCATACAAATGAGGGCAGGTGTGCCAAAGCAgcctgcttagaatcatagaatcaaccaggttggaagagacctccaacatcatccaggccaacctagcacccagccctagccagtcagctacaccatggcactaagtacctcatccagtcttctcttgaacacctccaccacctccctgggagcccaaaacagtctcatcagggcagagtagagggggagtagaacctgccttgatctgctggacacactcctcctaatacagcccaggatcccattggccttcttggccacaaggcacATTGCtatgccatgggtaacttgttagccatggagatgtgctttagtggcagaggtgctgaggagaaagggtcataggatcacaggatgttaggggttggaagggacccaaagagatcatccagtccaccccccctgccagagcaggacaacactatctGACTCGCCACAAATTCAACCTTGCATATAGGCAGTGATTCATCTCTGCCTCCAGGTTGCTTAGGGGTGGGATTGCATGGCAGAGTTTCTGTAAGCTGATTTGTGTTCACTTTTTGCAGGTGTTCCCTGGGgtgtgcagttggcagctgtgtATTCACTCTGTGACTTGGCTTCGAGCAATCCAGGAGGTAGTGCTGAGGCCATCCGTGCTTGGAAAGCTACAGTCCCTAACGCCGTCCCTGTGGCTGTCACAAATGGCATAGCTGAAATCACTTCTGTGTGTAAGATGGAGCTGAATTGAAATCCAGGGCAGTGGTCTGATGTAGAAGGAGAAGTGCCTTATTTTCCTGAGCAGTCATCAGCTGCAGTTATCAAGGGGACACACCACATGGTGGTCCTTTACTTTTTTTAGCATACTGATGACTCACAAGAAGCTCAACTTTCCTATTGGAGGGaagacattaaaaaagaaaccccaaacacagATGAAAAATGAGCTTGCTTTTCATGATAACTCATCACTGAGCTGTGTCAAACAGCACATACTGGCTCCTGAGATGGTTTCTGGTTTGATGGCAGTGAAATTTAGTAATAGATTCATTATTTGACTTCCATGGGTTTGGTGCATGAGCTGTTTGACACAGCAGAAGATGGAGCCTGACTGAAAACCTGGCTCTGTTGTTTTGTACTCTATTTATAAAGTAACTCTCTAGATAGCAGAACCTTGCCCAGATTCTGCTTCATTTTGCTCCAGTAGTCTCATGACCTTAATTTAAACCACTTGTGTATGACAGGTAGGAATTGGCTTCTGGTGTAACAATCTTGTATAGAGTTACCAGAGATGGCAAATCTCTGAACTTGTATATAGGCTATATCCTGATAATGTGTCTCACATTTGATATTGTTCCACTTGGGGAATTTTGTCTATGTAAATAGAAGGTCAGTTCCAAAATGTTCACCTTTCTAATGATTGCTTCACTACACTCTTGTGGTTTTATATCTTTCATAATAAAAGAAGCAAACACTGTTGGTTCTTGTCTTTCTTTGACACAGAATTAACTCTTGTGTCTGCCTTACGTAAGTATTACTTTGGGAGCAGGAAGAAATGACTTGTGGAGAAGGAGGCCTCGCAACAGGCAAAGTGTTATTGGGTAAGGCATGTTTAATCTGTGTTCAAGGAGCTGAAATTGGGAACAGAggaacttagaagtggaagagtTCAgatgatacccgcctgaacgtgagccagcagtgtgcccaggtggccaagagagccagtggcatcctggcctgcatcaggaatggtgtggccagcaggagcagggaggtcattctgcccctggactctgcactggttagaccacaccttgagtgctgtgtccagttctggtccccccagtttaggagggacattgagatgcttgagcgtgtccagagaagggcgacgaggctggggagaggccttgagcacagccctacgaggagaggctgagggagctgggattggttagcctggagaagaggaggctcagggcagaccttattgctgtctacaactacctgaggggaggttgtggccagggggaggttgctctcttctctcaggtggccagcaccagaacaagaggacacagcctcaagctgtgccaggggaaatttaggctggaggtgaggagaaagttcttccctgagagagtcactggacactggaatgggctgcccggggaggtggtggagtcgccgtccctggagctgttcaaggcaggactggacgtggcacttggtgccatggtctagccttgagctctgtggtaaagggttggacttgatgatctgtgaggtctcttccaaccttcatgatactgtgatactgtgatactgtgatacccaaAATGCCaatctcttcatagaatcacagaaccaaccaggttggaagagacctccaagatcatccaggccaacctagcacccagccctagacaatcaaccagaccatggcactaagtgcctcatccaggcttttcttgaacacctccagggatggtgactccaccacctccctgggcagcccattccaatgccaatcactctctgctaacaacttcctccttacatccagcctagacctcccctgccacaacttgagactgtgtcccattcaggtgctggttgcctggcagaagagatcaaccccacctggccacaatgtcccttcaggcagctgcagacagcaatgaggtctgccctgagcctcctcttctgcaggctgcacacccccagctccctcagcctctcctcatagggtttgtgttccaggcctttcttgTGGAGCCTCTCATTCAGGGATCAACTTGCTGAGTTCTGGAGAGCAAAAAATGGTTAAGCGCTGGAGAGCAGCGACAGCTCTGCCACCCGCTCGCCAGCTCTGCCGTCCGCTCGATAGCTCTGCCATCCGCTCGATAGCTCTGCCACCCGCTCGCCAGCTCTGCCACCCGCTCGACAGCTCTGCCACCCGCTCGATAGCTCTGCCATCCGCTCGCCAGGTCTGCGCGGCCCCGCGGGCGGCCCTTCACCTCCGCGGGCGGCCGTAGCGATTGCTTCGGTCTGGCTCCAGCATGGCGGCCAACTCGACTACCAACCCCTCGCAGCTGCTGCCGCTCGGtgagcgccgccgccgccgctctgcCCTGCGCGGGGGCTGCGGGCCGAGGCTGGGCCGGTGAAGGCTCGGTCTGGGGCGGCTCGGTCTGTGGGCAGCGGgcgggctggcagcagagagacCTTTGCGGGCACCCGTGGGCGGCCCGAGCGCGGCGCTGGGCGGGAAGCTCGAAGggagcgggcggcggcgggcggcggcggcgggcggcggcgggcggcggcgggcggctcacccccagggagggctgCCCCAGCCgggccagggctgtgctgatTGGAGGTGGCGGCCGGCGTAGAGAGGGCCCGGTTGCGGCTGCGGTTCCCGCCGGTATGAGCTGGCCAAGGAGAAGGTCTCAAGCGTTGGGGACTGAGGGGCCGGGGGCCGGCAGGAGCTGGGCGTCCCTCCTGGCTCTTCAGTTCGGCGTCTGCCGGAGCCCTTGTGGGCTCCccttgctgaggagctgctgccggCGGTTCCGTGCAGCagctgcccgtggcagggaggaCGCGCCGGGATGCGCCGGTCTCCGGAGCGAGCAGGCACCGGGCGGGCGGCTGTGGGCCGCGGTTTGGGTGCGGGGCAGAGGCGGCTGCGGCCGAGCGCTCGGCGCGCAGCGGTGGCAGGGGAGCGAAGcgcagggcagtgccagtgaGGGGCTCTCCGGGAGGGGAAGGCgtttctgcagcgttccagcctCTTCCCTCAGAGACTTCTTACCCGCTAGCAGCGCTAAAGTGTGctgcgatggtttgggtgtttccccccccccccggttaagaaaatcacccagactaggctcagcggctggaaattgaagagtgaagctttatagtcacagcttagcacaatatgcaagcaggtagttacagtAGCTACAACTACAGACAGAAatggacaagttaaaaagtaatgcaggaaGGCAACATccctcccaggaacctgagcccccaggaggggctcccaaccacccttccaccttctccccacccctctcaaccttaccccagactttgccttacgttcaaggtgagtttggagaatcggccaggggggttagggagcagatggattagttagcaagttggagagagaagtgcatgcagccggACAGCAGCTGTGTTGTCTGTatatatgttcttgttcttctgcatctcagcctgcctgtgagtgcagcacacATCACCAtggcttccttttcacagcttatcCTCtgatttgcccagggaggtggtggaatcatcatccctggaggtgttgaagcaaagcctggatgaggcacttagtgccatggtctagttgattggacatggctgggtgctaggttggactggatgagcttggaggtctcttccaacctggctgcttctatgattctatgaacattataattccctggaggtgttgaagcaaagcctggatgaggcacttagtgccatggtctggttgagtaggtagggctgggtgctagcttggcctggatgatcttggaggtctcttccaacctgcttgattctatgattctatgaacattataattccctggaggtgttgaagcaaagcctggatgaggcacttagtgccatggtctggttgactggatagggctgggtgctaggttggcctggatgagcttggaggtctcttccaacctggttgattctatgataattcttctcactaaagtatcccagctaggctcaaacaaGGAAAGTTTGTTtagtcttttcctctccccctctcttgtTTCTGTGGGTTTCACCAGTGTCTGTGGCAGTTAGTGCTTCGCCATCCCACCACCAGGCTCTGTTCTGGAGAGCAATCTCATGCACATTtcgtgttgtttgtttttctctgcagAACTGGTGGACAAATGCATAGGTTCACGCATCCATATCGTGATGAAGAGCGATAAAGAAATCGTTGGGACGCTTCTAGGATTTGATGACTTCGTCAGTATCTTTTGGTGGCAATTTTTAAGGCCATTCTCTTCAGCTCCCTTCATTTGTTGCTCTGGAGAGGTTTCAGTTCACTTTTGGGATTGCTTTGTGTCGCTGACAGTTGCACTTTTGTTTTGGAGGTAGAAGCACATGTGTGAAATGAGAGTGACTCTGAAACGTGGATTTTTAAATGCTGggcctttattttccttcaatCTGAGTTTTCAGATATGGTGTTAGAAGATGTTACAGAATTGTGAGTATTGTCTCTGTCTCTTGCTGATGTttaatgtttggttttttttaaggaagaaTATTGTGAAAGATCTGTAAGGAAAGTGGCTTTACACTTCTGGAATACTTGCCTGATAATTAGTTTGCACTTTGGACTCAAACTACAGAAGGTGATGCCGTAGAGCAGCTCTTGCATGATTCATGCTCTTAATCGTGTTCCTCATCAGTGGCTTTAATTTTGCATGGGTTGTGCATTGAACTCTCCTGTGCCTTGCTTGCTTTGACATTTATTCAAGGTCTAGACAAAGATTTTAGGAGTTGACAGACtgaaggctaagtgcagggtcacaacaaccccaagcagcaatacaggctggggacagagtggctgcagggcaagcaggaggaaagggacctgagggtgctggtagatagtagctgaacataagccagcagtgtagccaagagagtcaatggcatcctggcctgcatcaggagcagtgtggccagcaggacaagggaggttattctgcccctgtagtcagcactggtcaggccacaccttgagtactgtgtccagttctgggctcctcaattcaagagagatgttgaggtgctggaaggtgtccagagaaggccagcaaggatggtaaggggcctggagcacagccctgtgaggagaggctgggggtgtgcagcctggaagaggctcaggggtgacctcattgctgtctgcaactacctgaaaggaggctgtagccaggtggggttggtctcttctgccaaacaaccagcaacagaagaaggggacacagtgtgaagttgtgctgagggaggtctaggctggatgttaggaggaagagagagtgattggcattggaatgggctgcccagggagatggtacagtcactgtgcctggaggtgttgaagcaaagcctggctgaggcacttagtgccatggtctggttgattagacagagctgggtgctaggttgtcctggataagcttggagttctcttccaacctggttgattctatgctcctatgATACTGTTCATTAATTTGTCACAGCACGTTGCTATTTGAAACCTGGTTTGGGTATTGGTGGATTTGAAGACATTGCCAAGATTTAGAGGCTCAGTCTCTGTCCTGAGCAGAAAAAGTACACTGGATCTTATCAGTTGCTCGTGGATTTTCCTTAGCCAGGTGATCATGCTGCAGTGTGGCATATTTATTTGTTAGTTCCAACAACTGTCATGTAAAGATTTATGTCATTTTGATAAACATTCCAAATGGACTCCTGAGGTGcagtaagaagagtgtggccagcaggttaagggaggctctcctccccctctactctgcctcagCAAGGCCACGTTGGGAATACTGGAACAGTtatgggcttcccagttcagagAGACAAGGAAttattggagagagtccagtggaggctgtagAGAtgctgagtggcctggagcatctctctgaggagaagaggctgagaaacctggggctgcttagcctggagaagactgagagggaagcttctcaatgctcagcaagagctgaagggtgaggggcaagaggatgaagccagtgacaggacaaggggcagtgggcatgaAGTGGAACATGGTTAGTTGCAGCTAAAgatggggaggggcttttttaCTGTGGTAGtgccctggaacaagctgcccagagaggttgtggggtcttctCTAAAAAGATTCCAGACCCAGCTGGACACtgtgctcccaggtgacctgctGCAGATGCCACTGTTTAACAGGGGGTTTGGATTAgatttccagaggtcacttccaccactctgattctgtgatcattgtCCCTGTTCACATGTTCTTACTTATTCTTTCTAATGCTGCTTCAGTGAGATTACACCTGAGGGCAGAAGAATCACAAAGCTAGACCAGATTTTGCTAAATGGAAACAACATCACAATGGTAAGTTATGATTAAAAGGCTGCATCTCTTTATTTTCAGCAACTGAATGGGCTGCTTCAGGCTGAGCCTTCCTAATGCTTCTGTTACAGAAGACACTTTCAAGTAGATTCTGGGGCATATGAATGATGCTGGGAGAGTGATCTTACTGCCTTACTTGGTGTATGTTACagataaaaaaagagaagatcCTGGCCTTGGTTTTGCTTCAGTGAGTGCTTCATTAGTCACGCTGCAGGCTGGTTCATGCTTCTAACTTGTGTTTCCCTGCATAAGTGTGTAGCTGGAATACATTTCCCCCATGACTGTGTGTATAAATGTGCTTGCAGCAGTTTGGGTGCTCAAAGGCTGGTCAAGTCGTTTGGTGATGGTGATACAGTGTGATGCCTGGATTGCTGTACCTTCCCAGGCCCTGAAGAAAAAGCTGTAGGTCTGCTCGTGGTGGTCATGGATTATGCCAAATCAGAAGCGTTGTGATTTGCAGTTTATCGTGGGTAGATAGTACTGAAACACTAAATATTGTGATTCTCCATCCCTAAGCCTAAATGCCACAAAACCAGACCCACAAGCAAGCATTTTGCTTGTCAGAACAGATGGCTACGAAGTCTGGACCTACTACCTAAGAGCATTCCTGGTTTTGTGGGAAGGGAAGACAAAGACCGCCTGGAGTCTGTTTGCTCTGTGTCAGCAAGGAATAATCTCCTTTTTGGTGTCTTATCTACCTTGTGCCTCCTCACTGTGTCTGTCCAAGTGCCATACAACCTCcaagcctttttcttctttgtctgCTGTTCTGCATCCTTAAGGGACAGTGCATGTCCTGACTTCTTCTATGCAATGAGATTCCTGCCATCCACTTAAGCTGGTGGTGCCCTGCCCttgaggcaggagctggcattcTCAGAGTGCAGATTTTCAGCACGACATGGATATGCTTCTGTATGACATCTTGCATCTTTTCTGGGGACACATTTTCCCACATCAAGAAGACTGCTTCAgattttttcttccttaggtcCCCAAACCAGTGAAGCACTTTGTCTTTAGAAGTCCTCTTCGTTTTTTTCCCTGATTTATGTTTTTaattgtgttttgggttttgttcttttttcctgttgttcaGTTTTTTGTCTTTAGAAGTGCTCAGCTAATTATCAAGAATGTATCAGTAAAAGGAGTGGTTATCCTCCTTGTTTCTCCCTTATTTatgtttttcattatttttatttgttttgttttgttttgtttggttgctctTTATTATTGTTTTTGTCTTTAGAACTACTCTTTGTTTTTAGAAGTGCTCAACTAAGAATGTATCAGTAAAAGGAGTGATGCTCacgggatgttaggggttggaagggacccaaggagtccaacccccctgccagagcaggataatcctatctaacacagatcacagaggaacacatccagacaggccttgaaagtctccagcaaAGGAGattgttcttttttctcttgttcaGTTTTTGTCTTTAGAAGTGCTCAAATTATTAAGAAGGTATCAGTAAAAGGAGTGGTTAtcctctttatttttcccttatTTATGTTTttagttggttttggtttggttcccttttttgttctttattCTCCAGTTCTTGTCTTTAGAAGTGCTCAGCTAATTATTAAGAATGTATCAACAAAAGGTGTAGTTATCCTCTTCATTTTTCCCTATTTATGTTTTTaattggtttttgtttgttttccttttttgttcttttttctcttgttcaGTTTTTATGTTTAGAAGTTCTCAGCTAATTATTAAGAAGGTATCAGTAAAAGGAGTAATTATCCTCTTTAATTTCCCCTGATTTATGTTTTtaattggttttggtttggttcccttttttgttctttttgctCTTGTTCAGTTTTTATGTTTAGAAGTGCTCAGCTAATTATTAAGAAGGTATCAGTAAAAGGAGTAATTAtcctctttatttttcccttatttatgtttttaatttgatttggttcccttttttgttctttattCTTCAGTTCTTGTCTTTAGAAGTGCTCAGCTAATTATTAAGAAGGTATCAGTAAAAGGAGTGGTTATCCTCTTCAATTTTTCCCCTATTGatgtttttaattattttcatttgttttgcttttcttttctgttctttatTGTTCAGTTTTTGTCTTTAAAACTGTTCTTTTGTCTTTAAAACTGAGTCTTTAGAAGTGCTCAGCTAATTAAGAATGTATCAGTAAAAGGAGTGGtgctcacagaatgttaggggttggaagggacccaaggagatcatccagtccaacccccctgccagagcaggacaatcctatctaacacagagcacagaggagcacatccagacaggccttgaaaggctccagagaaggagatgatTCTTTTTTCTGTTGTCCAGTTTTTGtcttcagcagtgctcagctaaTTATTCAGAAGGTATCAATAAAAGGAGTAGTTATCCTTCCCTtatgttttaattattttttgttttgttttcttgggttttgttttttctatgGTTCAGTTTTTTACTTTCTTCACAGGAAAATGCTATGCTGAGTGACTTTCTACTGTCTGTAAGGGCTCTTTATTAGTTTCTGGGCTCTGCTTAGCAATAGAAGTTGGAAAGAGGTAAACCAGGTTCTCAGTATAGTCATAGGCTGGGGAAGAATCAGCAACTGGAGAAATTCTTCATGAAAGGAGCCGTGGGTTTTGTGCTTTTAAGAGTGAGCTGTGGTGTTTCTAGACATAATATATTTCCTTGAAGTTATTAAACAAAGACAAACCCCAAAATATGCATTATGGAGGAACTTCGTTGTGTTTTGTTACACATTCTTTATATGTTTGAGATTCTTTTGGGCCTGTGctagttagaccacaccttgagtactgtgttcagttctgggccccccagtttaggagggacattgagatgcttgagcgtgtccagagaagggcgacgaggctggggagaggccttgagcacagccctacgaggagaggctgagggagctgggattggttagcctggagaagaggaggctcaggggagaccttattgctgtctacaactacctgaggggtggttgtgtccaggaggagattgctctcttctcttaggtggccagcaccagaacaagaggacacagcctcaggctgtgccaggggagatttaggctggaggtgaggagaaagttcttccctgagagagtcattggacactggaatgggctgcccggggaggtggtggagtcgccgtccctggagctgttcaaggcaggattggacgtggcacttggtgccatggtctggccttgagctctgtggtaaagggttggacttgatgatctgtgaggtctcttccaaccctgatgatactgggatactgtgactTCCTCTCTTGGGAGAGAAAGATTAGATTGAATCTAAAGCCACTCTTGTGGTCTACCACCAAGTCTCCATCTTCTGAAATGCTGTAACGCAGGAACTGTCACACGTGGGTTTGTGAAACTCAGATCTATGGCACTAACACAAAATTATCTTACTCTTTTATAGCTGGttcctggaggagaaggacctgaagTATAAATTCATACATCTGTCCTCTTTGAAGACATATGGATAAAGTATGAAGAGAGCTTTTGGCCTGTGGATGTGTTTTGGTTGTGGGTTGGTTTTCTTTGCACACTCTTGCAGTTGACattggagagaggagaaggatttCCTCTTCAGGAAAGGTGCATTGCTAATGATGCTGGTGACTTTGTGTTGAAATCCTGACTGTCTTGTAAAGACTCTGATCTGTACTGAAtaaaagattttcttttttttttttactgtgttcTGTTACCTAAGTGCTCAAGTGTTGGAtggaatggagaaaaaaaatcatccagtccaacttatcacccagccctatccaatcaactagaccatggcactaagtgccatgaaACATGTGAGGGGATTTTCTCATCTTCTAGGCTGGAGAGCCAGGCAAGAATGAAAGTACAGCATTAAATGAGTGTGTCGAGGACAATGTTTTAATCC
This genomic window from Pogoniulus pusillus isolate bPogPus1 chromosome 32, bPogPus1.pri, whole genome shotgun sequence contains:
- the LSM5 gene encoding U6 snRNA-associated Sm-like protein LSm5 isoform X1, whose protein sequence is MAANSTTNPSQLLPLELVDKCIGSRIHIVMKSDKEIVGTLLGFDDFVNMVLEDVTEFEITPEGRRITKLDQILLNGNNITMLVPGGEGPEV
- the LSM5 gene encoding U6 snRNA-associated Sm-like protein LSm5 isoform X2, coding for MKSDKEIVGTLLGFDDFVNMVLEDVTEFEITPEGRRITKLDQILLNGNNITMLVPGGEGPEV